In Terriglobia bacterium, the following proteins share a genomic window:
- a CDS encoding 5'-nucleotidase C-terminal domain-containing protein codes for MQRFNFLRVTISVFFAVLFCVAARAQAQDPVNMKVFYTGRLLGYFRMTNWQSPDDRECPTSQDEALYPLGEHSAQSISAQVFPALTSPLPSILVGTGDNFAPELAAREFCLPPRLAAYPQDLGKDLYVWNPSVNGGPGDWVPNAAVTAGSALDVLLRRGQGRIPEDNVANFFIAKGYSALVPGRHDFYFGPERLRQMARLLASSPIPAAVTAPRHTATVQMLGANLVIESSWTKNHDPLSDTERPPVFIPGYPVAADLVAAASAAGVTVEFSGVKDGGSVYPWFTGVKVKVKGTNAATFAAALQLALQGLNPRICKVPRANSKSDFDNPANNDEDPALFQTTACTVLNVDAVAGDALSFNLMFPWQNATHSATLLAGERYRLCFSHSGAGNPPFCVRFSTYLPLFQSSLGAQCPAANPGCLERNPMALCRGAAVCGHPQHDPEPYALIAGNPPVPDSNDVVVFGVVDPHLSDTVGLLNLAWRNDSSDYKTQVAFKDPAEALQQLSAYFDRRYSEEHGQAFKGVRVLLAQMSPQQAQVLARRSSNVTVVVSAADSEIATLARAETNWSTPMGTSRRIDPPPPSPLDKSTPQFLAVPYPHYVAGKDGSSPSWVTDVGELQITRTGPVGATVWQTVSAHQRYDTEIGIDPLQQASWFTTILYPRSNALCVPRDVTPPSGVDDRQRRQDYLETITLCAIQGVTEADIAMLQKRDIFVDLPNYVDRLPLIHRSTQSILDRIVWKGDFLQLIYMPGSAIKKVMDQSKAFQAENDSPLTLADERNRQLITLGIDYDSDRKEYKVNGLALDPNKLYSIATSEFIAMGDTGYPDFAASQMSPPQTPAEAGESLETISSIVCQKIANRAQCGGELNSAEYFDSSSALPDDPRVGRTSGRQLQLWNVFHRRGHVPQGTAPKVSIQTAASQLIRNRPLWDFNLAKWTLGLTRVTHTGNNFDVTSLFGGLANSQPSTVSSTAWTSDLAATWSRNWRRNQLFVSPGYTFNFQHKGQADDLDQVTQAANLGFLDTGYAYTLNPRQPERHEFLMTTHFETPLMESVTSIKLKTTHKGEDGSDIKDQLRIHLDRSYTVAFRPGYRWKRRVSSVEFGPEWSYELKALTGINFLTDGHPVPLRCPSDVAQSLSTCASNALSNDATALNTRSVVFTDRRNQAHTGAYWKINMTVPFHKRLSYVLTDGGDYFWVRYGTENAATTLLKDYSQHQLKIDIFPSLSIGPEYDVLLYRNKAVPGRNGHFLFQSQLLIKAQWSFDWFNGRDWTKQWFYAPPATK; via the coding sequence ATGCAGCGTTTCAACTTCCTACGCGTCACAATTTCGGTTTTCTTTGCTGTCCTTTTCTGCGTTGCCGCCAGAGCGCAGGCGCAGGATCCGGTCAACATGAAGGTGTTCTACACCGGCAGGCTGTTGGGGTACTTCCGCATGACGAACTGGCAGTCGCCTGACGACCGGGAGTGCCCGACCTCGCAGGATGAAGCGCTGTATCCGCTGGGTGAGCATTCGGCGCAGAGCATCTCGGCCCAGGTTTTTCCTGCGCTCACGAGCCCGTTACCTTCCATCCTCGTCGGGACCGGCGACAACTTCGCGCCGGAGCTGGCGGCGCGGGAATTCTGTCTGCCGCCCAGGCTTGCGGCATATCCGCAGGACCTCGGCAAAGACCTTTATGTCTGGAATCCGTCGGTCAACGGAGGGCCGGGTGATTGGGTGCCGAACGCGGCTGTCACGGCCGGCAGCGCCCTGGATGTCCTGTTAAGGCGCGGACAGGGTCGCATTCCCGAAGACAATGTCGCCAACTTCTTTATTGCCAAAGGATACAGCGCGCTTGTTCCAGGGCGACACGATTTCTATTTCGGGCCGGAACGGCTGCGCCAGATGGCACGCCTGCTGGCTTCCAGCCCGATCCCGGCGGCGGTGACCGCCCCACGTCATACGGCCACGGTGCAGATGCTGGGCGCGAACCTGGTGATTGAATCTTCGTGGACTAAAAACCACGATCCCCTGTCTGACACGGAACGACCGCCAGTGTTTATCCCCGGGTACCCTGTGGCGGCTGATCTTGTAGCGGCCGCCTCGGCGGCCGGCGTTACCGTTGAGTTTTCAGGAGTGAAGGATGGCGGCAGCGTGTATCCGTGGTTTACGGGCGTGAAGGTGAAGGTCAAGGGCACGAATGCCGCCACGTTCGCGGCCGCGTTGCAGCTGGCGCTGCAGGGACTGAATCCGCGAATCTGCAAGGTGCCGCGGGCCAACAGCAAATCTGATTTCGACAACCCGGCCAATAACGACGAAGATCCCGCCCTGTTTCAGACCACCGCATGTACGGTTCTTAACGTTGATGCGGTGGCCGGTGACGCTCTGAGCTTCAATCTGATGTTCCCGTGGCAGAACGCGACTCATTCGGCGACTCTCCTGGCGGGGGAACGCTACCGTCTCTGTTTTTCGCACAGCGGAGCGGGGAACCCGCCTTTCTGCGTACGCTTCTCGACTTATCTGCCGCTGTTTCAGTCTTCGCTCGGAGCGCAATGCCCGGCGGCCAACCCCGGCTGCCTGGAACGAAATCCCATGGCGCTGTGCCGGGGCGCGGCCGTCTGCGGTCATCCGCAGCACGACCCTGAGCCGTATGCGCTGATCGCGGGCAATCCCCCGGTTCCCGACAGCAATGATGTGGTGGTGTTTGGCGTGGTTGATCCGCATCTGAGCGATACCGTGGGCCTGCTGAATCTTGCATGGCGCAACGACAGTTCGGACTACAAGACGCAGGTGGCTTTCAAGGACCCTGCGGAAGCTCTGCAGCAGTTGTCGGCGTATTTTGACCGGCGCTACAGCGAAGAGCATGGGCAGGCCTTCAAAGGCGTCCGAGTGCTGCTGGCGCAGATGAGCCCGCAGCAGGCCCAGGTTCTGGCGCGGCGCTCCTCCAACGTGACTGTCGTAGTGAGCGCCGCCGATTCCGAGATTGCGACGCTGGCCAGGGCCGAGACCAACTGGTCCACGCCGATGGGGACATCAAGAAGAATCGACCCGCCACCGCCATCGCCACTCGATAAATCCACGCCCCAGTTTCTGGCCGTGCCCTATCCTCATTATGTGGCCGGCAAAGACGGGTCGTCGCCTTCCTGGGTCACCGATGTAGGAGAACTGCAGATTACGCGCACCGGCCCGGTGGGCGCCACGGTATGGCAGACGGTCTCAGCTCACCAGCGCTACGATACCGAGATCGGAATTGATCCGCTGCAGCAGGCGTCATGGTTCACAACGATACTGTACCCCCGGAGCAATGCTTTGTGCGTGCCGAGGGACGTCACGCCTCCGTCTGGGGTCGACGACCGGCAGCGACGCCAGGACTATCTCGAAACCATTACGCTATGCGCCATTCAGGGCGTGACCGAGGCCGACATCGCCATGCTGCAGAAACGCGATATTTTCGTCGATCTGCCTAACTATGTCGACCGCCTGCCCCTGATTCACAGATCCACGCAGTCGATTCTCGATCGCATCGTGTGGAAGGGCGATTTTCTGCAGCTGATCTACATGCCCGGGAGCGCCATCAAGAAAGTCATGGACCAGTCGAAGGCCTTTCAGGCAGAAAACGATTCGCCCCTGACGCTGGCCGACGAGCGCAACCGCCAGTTGATTACGCTGGGCATCGACTACGACTCTGACCGCAAAGAGTATAAGGTCAACGGTCTGGCCCTTGACCCGAACAAGCTCTATTCCATCGCGACCAGTGAATTCATTGCCATGGGTGATACCGGGTATCCCGATTTTGCGGCATCGCAAATGAGTCCGCCACAAACGCCTGCGGAAGCGGGCGAATCGCTGGAGACGATCAGCAGCATTGTCTGCCAGAAGATCGCGAACCGGGCCCAGTGCGGGGGGGAACTCAACTCCGCAGAATACTTCGATTCAAGCTCCGCGCTGCCGGATGACCCGCGCGTCGGCAGGACCTCAGGCCGACAGTTACAGCTCTGGAATGTGTTTCACCGTCGCGGCCATGTGCCGCAGGGAACCGCGCCGAAAGTCAGCATTCAGACCGCGGCGAGCCAGTTGATCAGGAACCGCCCCTTGTGGGATTTCAACCTGGCCAAGTGGACTCTCGGTCTCACACGTGTGACCCATACCGGCAACAATTTCGATGTGACGTCTCTTTTCGGCGGTCTCGCGAATTCACAACCCAGCACCGTGTCTTCCACCGCGTGGACGAGCGACCTGGCTGCCACCTGGAGCCGCAACTGGCGCAGAAACCAGCTCTTTGTCTCGCCCGGCTATACCTTCAACTTTCAACACAAAGGCCAGGCTGACGATCTGGACCAGGTCACGCAGGCGGCCAATCTCGGCTTTCTCGATACCGGCTACGCGTACACGCTCAATCCGCGTCAGCCCGAGCGCCATGAATTTCTGATGACTACGCACTTCGAAACACCGCTGATGGAAAGCGTTACCAGCATTAAACTCAAGACTACGCATAAGGGCGAAGACGGCAGTGACATCAAGGACCAGCTGCGTATCCACCTCGACCGCAGCTATACGGTCGCGTTTCGTCCCGGCTATCGCTGGAAGCGGCGCGTAAGTTCGGTTGAGTTCGGCCCGGAATGGAGCTACGAATTGAAGGCCCTGACCGGCATTAACTTCCTGACCGACGGCCATCCGGTGCCGCTGCGGTGCCCCTCCGATGTCGCGCAGTCGCTTTCCACGTGCGCCTCCAACGCCCTCAGCAACGACGCCACCGCGCTGAACACCCGGTCGGTGGTCTTCACCGACCGCCGCAACCAGGCCCACACCGGCGCATACTGGAAGATCAACATGACTGTTCCGTTCCACAAGCGCCTGAGCTATGTGCTCACCGATGGCGGGGACTACTTCTGGGTGAGGTATGGCACCGAGAACGCAGCCACCACCCTGCTGAAGGATTACTCGCAGCACCAGTTGAAGATCGATATCTTCCCCAGTCTTTCCATCGGCCCGGAATACGACGTGCTGCTTTACCGCAACAAAGCCGTCCCCGGAAGGAACGGCCATTTCCTGTTCCAGAGCCAGCTCCTCATCAAAGCCCAGTGGAGCTTCGACTGGTTCAACGGACGAGACTGGACGAAACAATGGTTCTATGCGCCGCCGGCGACGAAGTAA
- a CDS encoding NADH-quinone oxidoreductase subunit C produces the protein MSTTPQQQRIGWAVAEATRLLQAGARLVCEFASADAGAIKVHYILDVPREGYRVLEETVNGALQSITPVTPAAAWYEREIQDQYGVELTGHPDLRPLLLHENWPRGLHPMVADAQSAPWADERYDFLKVEGEGVCEVAVGPVHAGIIEPGHFRFSVVGDNVLYLELRHFYTHKGTEKLFQGTPVAYGPMIAESVSGDNCFAHAVANCQAIEAAHAIVAPKQAQLVRLIGLELERMISHIADVGALSNDVAFVLPAAYCSRIKEDLMQASSRAVGTRFWKGIAVPGGVARDISPSAAEALRKAVAQAASEFAKIANTILDRPSVQARFEGAGVLASAVVEDLAVVGPVARASGANRDVRRDHPYGAYRDLPIHVPCLSYGDVLARARVRIEEVVVSARLLADALGRLSSGPIRAELPPAVAFEGWSAVESPRGELLYWVKGEGGKLQRCYIKSPSFQNWPALPHAVIGNVIADFPLINKSFNLSYSGCDR, from the coding sequence ATGAGTACCACGCCACAACAACAGCGCATTGGATGGGCGGTGGCCGAGGCGACGCGGCTGCTTCAGGCGGGCGCGCGACTGGTGTGCGAGTTTGCTTCTGCAGACGCCGGCGCAATCAAAGTGCATTACATTCTGGACGTTCCGAGAGAAGGCTATCGCGTGCTGGAGGAAACGGTAAACGGTGCGCTGCAGTCCATCACGCCCGTCACCCCGGCGGCGGCGTGGTATGAGCGGGAGATCCAGGACCAGTACGGTGTTGAACTGACAGGCCATCCTGATCTTCGGCCTCTGCTGCTGCATGAGAATTGGCCTCGGGGATTGCACCCGATGGTCGCTGACGCTCAATCCGCCCCCTGGGCTGACGAGCGTTATGATTTCCTGAAGGTGGAAGGCGAGGGAGTGTGCGAAGTGGCAGTCGGGCCGGTGCACGCGGGCATCATCGAGCCTGGGCACTTCCGCTTCAGCGTGGTCGGCGACAACGTGCTGTACCTGGAACTGCGCCACTTCTACACGCATAAAGGCACGGAGAAATTGTTCCAGGGAACGCCCGTGGCGTACGGGCCGATGATCGCCGAGTCGGTCTCCGGGGACAACTGCTTTGCTCACGCGGTGGCCAATTGCCAGGCGATCGAAGCGGCGCATGCGATCGTCGCGCCGAAGCAGGCGCAGTTGGTGCGGCTGATCGGTCTGGAACTGGAGAGAATGATCTCCCACATCGCCGACGTGGGCGCGCTTTCCAACGACGTAGCGTTTGTGCTGCCCGCGGCCTATTGCAGCCGCATCAAAGAAGACCTGATGCAGGCCAGCTCGCGCGCCGTGGGCACGCGTTTCTGGAAGGGAATTGCCGTGCCCGGCGGAGTGGCGAGAGACATTTCTCCCTCTGCGGCGGAGGCCCTGCGCAAAGCAGTGGCCCAGGCGGCGAGCGAGTTCGCCAAGATAGCGAACACTATTCTCGACCGGCCGTCAGTCCAGGCCCGGTTTGAAGGCGCCGGGGTTTTGGCGAGTGCCGTGGTGGAGGACCTGGCGGTCGTCGGACCGGTGGCGCGAGCAAGCGGCGCCAATCGAGATGTACGTCGCGACCATCCGTATGGAGCTTACCGCGACTTGCCGATCCACGTTCCTTGCCTTAGCTACGGTGACGTGCTGGCCCGCGCGCGGGTTCGCATCGAAGAGGTCGTGGTTTCGGCGCGGCTGCTGGCGGACGCGCTGGGCCGGCTTTCGTCCGGACCAATTCGCGCGGAGCTTCCCCCGGCGGTTGCTTTCGAAGGCTGGTCGGCGGTGGAGTCGCCGCGCGGCGAACTGCTGTACTGGGTGAAGGGCGAGGGCGGCAAGCTGCAACGGTGCTATATCAAGTCGCCATCGTTCCAGAACTGGCCGGCGCTGCCGCACGCGGTAATCGGCAACGTGATCGCGGACTTTCCCTTGATCAACAAGAGCTTCAATCTTTCTTACTCCGGATGTGACCGATGA
- a CDS encoding NADH-quinone oxidoreductase subunit B family protein, with protein MAKPQDKELLCLDYGKCIGCGRCFEHAAFSQAERVAGCGVSRQELLRYFDCERGAEVEVRPSAPEVRQEIFQMLGRALNVRELDAGSCNGCEAEIAALTNPYYDLERFGIHFVASPKHADMLLVTGPVTRNMAVAVKKTYEATPAPKLVVAVGACGCSGGIFATSHAVSGPLDKLLRVDAYIPGCPPTPAMLLTGILEVLRRTAKR; from the coding sequence ATGGCCAAGCCGCAAGACAAAGAACTGCTCTGTTTGGATTACGGAAAATGCATTGGCTGCGGACGCTGCTTTGAGCATGCGGCGTTTTCGCAGGCGGAGCGCGTTGCTGGTTGCGGCGTATCGCGACAGGAATTGCTCCGCTATTTCGATTGCGAGCGCGGCGCTGAGGTGGAAGTTCGTCCCAGCGCGCCGGAAGTTCGGCAGGAGATTTTCCAGATGCTGGGCCGCGCGCTGAATGTCCGCGAGCTGGATGCGGGTTCGTGCAACGGATGCGAGGCGGAGATCGCGGCGCTGACCAACCCCTACTACGACCTGGAGCGGTTTGGCATTCATTTTGTCGCGTCGCCCAAACACGCGGACATGCTGCTGGTCACCGGGCCGGTCACGCGCAACATGGCGGTGGCGGTGAAAAAGACATATGAAGCCACGCCCGCGCCCAAATTGGTGGTGGCGGTAGGCGCATGCGGATGCAGCGGAGGAATCTTCGCCACCAGCCATGCGGTCTCCGGTCCGCTCGACAAACTGCTGCGCGTGGACGCATACATTCCCGGCTGTCCGCCCACTCCGGCCATGCTGCTGACGGGAATCCTGGAAGTGCTGCGCCGGACCGCGAAACGCTGA
- a CDS encoding PAS domain-containing protein — protein MHESGTKAGTPPSAPGPPATLETEVAELRRQLAMVSSLAPNLPAAAPPREDLALNEARYRALLELSPQIVCLTDAEGNATYKNQFWYDYSGMTMAASLGRGWQAAIHPEDAERTAQTWQAAVASGSAYENELRFRRADGQYRWHLARALPLKDSTGKIVMWLAISVDIHDRKMAAAAVAEAEERLRMVMDSAGLGACDYLPKTDQMEFTPHTYKMLRLPPGTEASLATMLACAHPDDRAYIQAVLGGLLGGGIGGDYEIEHRIVWPDGTIRWVLCRGRCVFPAGGPPRLSGAVIDITERKQAELDRAKLTAAVAEAEERLRFVVEAAGVGGCDYYPQSGKTVWSGRSHEILRLAPGVEPSMEAFVERIHPEDRPHIEHEIHRLLENGANSEYDVDYRIVDPDGSIRWLLSKGKCFVSSAEGDGDHTRLSGVMLDITERKHGEQERAMLTTAVQNSPDFVGVADCEGHVLFVNHAGQKMTGLRDDAETRSKTVHDFLFPEERAVFEQQILPAINAGRVWEGEFRLRHLLTGEPVLVENRAFGIFDSSGQLTQIATISRDIAEKKKLEAQLQMAQKMEAVGQLAGGIAHDFNNLMTIIRGAAEVLEERLEKENGSRTRPVVKEIHDAAARASALTEQLLAFGRRQMVQPRVLNLNRVVLGAQDMLRRLVGEDIAVNVHLEDGLWNTKMDPVQIDQILLNLASNARDAMPRGGAITIHSSNHVVTEPPAGNPRMQPGQYVSLSFADTGAGMDASTLSRVFEPFFTTKERGKGTGMGLATVYGIVQQCGGHITVHSTPGEGTAFTLTLPRATEDAVTQTDGQQQQPMHGDETILLVEDEPSLRDLVAEYVRERGYTVHTAANAGEAMQVAKTHPIDLLITDLVMPGESGEKLAAALLAQQPDLAVIFISGYAEHAALDEALRQPHVLFLQKPFRFHALVSKVRQAISSRKTQRKFTA, from the coding sequence ATGCACGAATCCGGCACGAAAGCTGGGACGCCGCCCTCTGCCCCCGGGCCGCCAGCAACCTTGGAAACTGAAGTCGCCGAGCTTCGCCGCCAACTGGCGATGGTCTCCTCCCTTGCGCCGAATCTGCCTGCCGCCGCGCCTCCGCGGGAAGATCTGGCGCTCAACGAAGCACGCTACCGGGCCCTGCTGGAGTTGTCTCCGCAAATCGTCTGCCTCACTGATGCGGAAGGCAATGCCACCTACAAAAACCAGTTCTGGTATGACTATTCCGGAATGACCATGGCGGCGTCCTTGGGGAGAGGATGGCAAGCGGCCATCCATCCCGAAGATGCCGAGCGGACCGCGCAAACCTGGCAGGCTGCGGTGGCTTCCGGCTCAGCTTACGAAAATGAACTGCGATTCCGCCGCGCTGACGGCCAGTATCGCTGGCATCTGGCGCGCGCCCTGCCGCTGAAGGACAGCACGGGCAAAATCGTAATGTGGCTGGCCATTTCCGTGGACATCCATGACCGCAAAATGGCCGCCGCTGCCGTGGCGGAAGCCGAAGAGCGGCTGCGCATGGTCATGGACTCGGCGGGCTTGGGCGCGTGCGACTACTTGCCCAAGACCGACCAGATGGAATTTACCCCGCACACCTACAAGATGCTCCGCCTGCCTCCCGGCACTGAGGCATCGCTGGCGACCATGCTGGCCTGCGCCCATCCCGATGACCGCGCATACATCCAGGCCGTCCTCGGAGGTCTTCTGGGAGGCGGCATTGGCGGCGATTACGAAATTGAACACCGGATCGTCTGGCCGGACGGGACCATTCGCTGGGTGCTCTGCCGCGGCCGGTGCGTCTTTCCCGCCGGCGGCCCGCCCCGGCTCAGCGGCGCGGTGATAGACATCACGGAACGCAAGCAGGCCGAACTGGACCGCGCCAAGCTCACCGCCGCCGTGGCTGAAGCGGAAGAGCGTCTCCGCTTTGTGGTGGAAGCCGCCGGTGTGGGCGGCTGCGACTACTATCCCCAGAGCGGCAAGACGGTGTGGTCCGGGCGCAGCCATGAGATTCTCCGTCTGGCTCCCGGCGTGGAGCCCAGCATGGAAGCTTTTGTGGAGCGCATCCATCCTGAGGACCGTCCGCACATTGAGCACGAGATCCACCGTCTGCTGGAGAACGGCGCAAACAGCGAATACGACGTTGACTATCGCATTGTTGATCCCGATGGCAGCATTCGCTGGCTTCTCTCCAAGGGCAAGTGTTTCGTCTCCAGTGCTGAGGGTGACGGCGATCATACCCGGCTCTCCGGCGTGATGCTGGACATCACCGAGCGCAAACACGGCGAGCAAGAGCGCGCCATGCTGACCACCGCCGTGCAAAACAGCCCGGACTTTGTCGGCGTGGCGGACTGCGAAGGTCATGTCTTGTTCGTGAACCACGCTGGGCAAAAAATGACCGGCCTGCGCGACGATGCCGAAACGCGCAGCAAGACCGTTCATGACTTTCTCTTCCCGGAAGAGCGCGCGGTCTTCGAACAGCAGATTCTCCCGGCCATCAACGCCGGGCGCGTGTGGGAAGGCGAGTTCCGGCTGCGCCATCTCCTTACGGGAGAACCCGTCCTGGTGGAAAACCGTGCTTTTGGTATTTTTGACTCTTCCGGCCAGCTCACTCAAATCGCCACCATCAGCCGCGATATCGCAGAGAAAAAGAAACTGGAAGCCCAGCTTCAGATGGCGCAAAAAATGGAAGCTGTGGGGCAATTGGCCGGCGGCATCGCCCACGACTTCAACAACCTGATGACCATTATCCGCGGCGCTGCTGAGGTCCTGGAAGAGCGCCTGGAAAAGGAGAACGGCTCGCGCACACGGCCCGTGGTCAAAGAGATCCATGACGCTGCGGCCCGCGCTTCCGCTCTCACCGAGCAATTGCTGGCGTTTGGCCGGCGCCAGATGGTCCAGCCGCGCGTGCTGAACCTGAACCGTGTGGTCCTGGGCGCGCAAGACATGCTGCGGCGGCTGGTGGGCGAAGACATTGCCGTGAATGTCCACTTGGAAGACGGCTTGTGGAACACAAAGATGGACCCCGTTCAGATAGACCAGATTCTGCTGAATCTGGCTTCCAATGCGCGCGATGCCATGCCTCGCGGCGGCGCCATCACCATCCATTCCAGCAACCACGTCGTGACAGAACCGCCCGCCGGCAATCCCCGCATGCAGCCCGGGCAGTACGTCTCCTTGTCATTCGCCGATACCGGCGCGGGCATGGATGCCTCCACTCTGAGCCGCGTGTTTGAACCTTTCTTCACCACCAAAGAGCGCGGCAAAGGCACCGGCATGGGGCTGGCCACGGTTTACGGAATTGTCCAGCAATGCGGTGGACACATCACCGTTCACAGCACGCCAGGCGAAGGCACGGCGTTTACTCTTACCCTTCCCCGCGCCACAGAGGACGCCGTCACGCAAACCGATGGCCAGCAACAGCAACCAATGCACGGCGATGAAACCATATTGCTGGTGGAAGACGAGCCCAGCTTACGCGACCTGGTGGCCGAATACGTCCGCGAGCGCGGGTACACCGTTCACACAGCCGCCAACGCCGGCGAAGCCATGCAGGTGGCCAAAACCCATCCCATTGACTTGCTGATAACCGACCTGGTAATGCCCGGCGAGAGCGGCGAAAAGCTGGCCGCTGCCCTGCTTGCGCAGCAACCTGACCTGGCAGTGATTTTTATTTCTGGATACGCCGAGCACGCCGCCCTGGACGAAGCCCTGCGGCAACCTCACGTGCTCTTTCTGCAAAAACCCTTCCGTTTCCATGCCCTGGTAAGCAAAGTCCGCCAAGCCATCAGCAGCCGCAAAACGCAGCGCAAATTCACTGCCTGA
- the mnmA gene encoding tRNA 2-thiouridine(34) synthase MnmA produces the protein MPVASTAAETVAVAATGTVAVAATETVAVAMSGGVDSSTVAAMLRAEGYNVVGLTMQLWNQRRLAGREGMPEQVQGRCCSIEDVYDARRVAQDLDIPYYVVNHEERFERDVVRPFVQEYLSGRTPIPCSLCNNHLKFDQLLLTARQIGADLLATGHYARCEFDSARNRWLLRRAADPAKDQTYFLFGLTQEQLSRTRFPLGHMTKPQVRELARQHGLALAEKPDSQEICFVPGGDYKRFIDAYLGEQGESLPDTSGDLVTTDGKVLGRHDGVHNFTVGQRKGLGVATGSPLYVININGAEGKVTVGGNDDLLHTRLIARDLNWIAFDDLGEEIRRQGSAGVGVSADAPLRVQAHAPLRVTAKIRHRHEPAPATIEPAPNGEVLVTFDQPQRAITPGQAVVFYQDDLVVGGGWIAETVRD, from the coding sequence ATGCCCGTGGCCAGCACGGCTGCCGAGACGGTTGCCGTAGCCGCGACCGGCACGGTCGCAGTGGCCGCAACCGAGACGGTTGCCGTGGCAATGTCCGGCGGTGTGGATTCGTCCACCGTCGCGGCCATGCTGCGCGCCGAAGGCTACAACGTGGTCGGCCTGACCATGCAGCTCTGGAACCAGCGCCGCCTGGCCGGGCGCGAAGGCATGCCCGAGCAGGTGCAGGGACGCTGTTGCTCGATTGAGGACGTTTACGACGCGCGTCGCGTCGCTCAGGACCTGGACATTCCGTATTACGTGGTCAACCATGAGGAGCGCTTTGAACGCGACGTGGTGCGTCCATTCGTCCAGGAGTATCTCTCCGGACGTACGCCCATCCCGTGCAGCCTGTGCAATAACCATCTGAAGTTCGATCAGTTGCTGCTTACCGCGCGGCAGATCGGCGCTGACCTGCTGGCGACAGGACATTATGCGCGCTGCGAATTCGATTCCGCGCGCAACCGTTGGCTGCTGCGCCGGGCCGCTGACCCGGCCAAGGACCAGACATATTTTCTCTTTGGCCTGACGCAAGAGCAGCTCAGCCGCACGCGCTTTCCCCTGGGCCACATGACCAAGCCGCAGGTGCGCGAGCTGGCACGCCAGCACGGCCTTGCTCTGGCGGAGAAGCCGGATTCGCAGGAAATTTGCTTCGTTCCCGGCGGGGATTACAAGCGATTCATTGACGCCTACCTGGGCGAGCAGGGCGAGAGCCTGCCAGACACTTCCGGCGACCTGGTCACCACGGACGGCAAGGTGCTGGGCCGCCATGACGGCGTCCACAACTTCACCGTGGGCCAGCGCAAGGGACTGGGTGTGGCCACGGGATCGCCGTTGTACGTGATCAACATCAACGGCGCCGAAGGCAAAGTCACCGTGGGTGGCAATGACGATCTGCTGCACACCCGGCTGATCGCCCGCGACTTGAACTGGATTGCGTTTGATGATCTGGGTGAGGAGATTCGGCGGCAGGGCAGCGCGGGAGTTGGTGTCTCGGCCGACGCGCCATTGCGCGTGCAAGCCCACGCGCCACTGCGCGTGACTGCGAAGATTCGCCATCGCCATGAGCCTGCCCCGGCGACTATCGAGCCGGCACCCAACGGCGAAGTGCTGGTCACCTTCGATCAGCCGCAAAGGGCCATCACTCCGGGACAGGCGGTGGTGTTCTACCAAGATGATCTGGTGGTGGGCGGCGGGTGGATCGCGGAGACAGTGAGGGACTAG